One genomic segment of Entelurus aequoreus isolate RoL-2023_Sb linkage group LG25, RoL_Eaeq_v1.1, whole genome shotgun sequence includes these proteins:
- the LOC133642252 gene encoding histone acetyltransferase p300-like yields the protein MCHFPSGNFMCWDYKIEKKEKDAIRIKEVKEGRRRRRRRTAVTLVSSAGLGLVNSLGSGVSGGQSSTPNLNPPNQIDPSAIERAYAALGLTYQGNQMQQQPSQANMPNQGLQGQPGMQNLNAMGGNSIGVNGGVQAPNPQTSLLPDAMLQNSINAQSLLNDGVGNLGSMPTAAPPSAAMRKSWHEDITQDLRNHLVHKLVQAIFPTPDPAALKDRRMENLVAYAGKVEGDMYESANSRAEYYHLLAEKIYKIQTELGEKRRTRLQKQGMMPGQPSLASPGFPQIPPPSLGQPPMAPGPPPNGPHADPSMIRPAGPNRLQNPAGECP from the exons ATGTGTCATTTCCCATCTGGCAACTTCATGTGCTGGGACTATAAAATAGAGAAGAAGGAGAAAGACGCCATTCGAATAAAAGAAgtgaaagaaggaagaagaagaagaagaagaagaactgcTGTCA CGCTTGTCAGCAGTGCAGGGCTCGGTTTGGTGAACTCCTTAGGTTCAGGGGTGTCAGGTGGACAGTCCAGTACTCCAAACCTGAACCCGCCAAACCAGATCGATCCCAGCGCCATAGAGAGGGCCTATGCTGCCCTCGGCCTTACCTACCAGGGCAACCAGATGCAACAGCAGCCTTCCCAGGCCAACATGCCAAACCAGGGACTGCAAGGGCAACCTGGGATGCAGAATCTGAATGCCATGG GAGGAAACTCTATTGGAGTGAATGGTGGCGTGCAGGCCCCCAACCCTCAGACGTCCCTTCTGCCAGATGCTATGTTGCAAAACAGCATCAACGCGCAGAG TTTGCTGAATGATGGTGTGGGGAACCTGGGCTCCATGCCCACTGCGGCGCCTCCTTCTGCGGCCATGAGGAAGTCCTGGCACGAAGACATCACGCAAGACCTCCGCAACCACCTTGTGCACAAGCT GGTGCAAGCCATCTTTCCCACTCCTGACCCCGCTGCCCTGAAGGACCGCAGGATGGAAAATCTGGTGGCGTATGCTGGAAAAGTAGAGGGGGACATGTACGAGTCCGCCAACAGTAGG GCGGAGTACTACCACCTCCTAGCAGAGAAGATTTACAAGATCCAAACGGAGCTTGGGGAGAAGAGGAGGACTCGTCTCCAAAAGCAGGGAATGATGCCTGGGCAACCTAGCTTGGCTTCACCTGGCTTCCCACAGATACCACCTCCCAGCCTGGGTCAGCCTCCCATGGCCCCGGGGCCACCTCCAA ACGGTCCTCATGCTGATCCGTCCATGATCCGACCTGCTGGACCCAACAGGCTGCAGAACCCAGCAGGTGAGTGTCCTTGA